GGACAGGTACGGCGACATCGCCGACGGCGTGGTGCTGCCGCCGGCTACCGGGCAGGGCGATGAATCGTTGGCCCGTTGCGTCCGGGAACTGCGCCAGGGTCCGCGGTCAGTCGATTGACGTCACCGTGGTGTCGGTAAGGAAGCGGGCCAGTAGCCGGTCGAATTCGCGCAGGTCGGCGGCCGGCCACTGTGCCAGCGCCCGCTGTAGGTGCTCACGCCGCACCTCCTGCAGTGCGCGCGCGGCCCGCTTGCCCCTGGCGGTGGCTTCCACCCTCGTCTTGCGCGCGTCCGCCAGATCCGGCTTCCTGGCGACCATCCCGTCGTCCAGGAGGCTCTGCACCCGGCGGGCGGCCATGCCGAGATCCATGTGCGCCAGGCGGGCCAGTTGACCCATCGGCATCGGGCCCTCGTCGGCCAGCACCCGCAGCAAGACGTAGGACGGCTGGGACAGCTCCACCGCGGCCGCGGCGGCCTGGCGCTTGAACATCGCCCGGCTACCGCTCAAGCGCATGATCCGCGACATCGTCGCACTGATCGAATCGAGCGTGTCGCGTTTGGTGGCCACCCGGCCACTTTACTTGACAAAGTCAAGCATCAGCCCCCCGAAGGCCGATGTGGCGTCCGGCTTTTGAGATTCGGGCCAGTGCAGCGCTAGCGCGAATAGATGCAGTGCGCCGACCCGCCGACCGGCTGCTCGGCGACCACGTGGCCGCCGATCGTGATGCGGCAGCCGGGGCTGGTGGTGCCCGACCCGACGACCACCACCTGGAACAGGGTGACGTCGGGGCCGGCCTGGATCGTCCGGCTCCACGGCAACGGCGCGTTGTAGACGCGGTCGATCGCCGGATCGGTGTCGATCGTCGTGGCGGTGCCCGTCCCCAGCGCCTCGAAGATCACGGTGCTCGAATCGGCGAATGCCGGCGGAGCTACCAGTCCGGAGAGCGCGGTGACTGCCAGTGCCGAGAAAGCGGCTCGGGTGACACGCTTCATTTGCATCAGACCCCTCAGATTTGCATGGGTAATGATCCGCCACATGTCACCGACCGCGCGCGTTAAAAGCTGGCGTCTCCCTTTTCGATGGATTCATCCTTACCCGAGGCGACGCAAAATTAAACCTCTGATGCTCCGGGCCGGTGTGCGAAGCCGCTACGCCACTGAGACGATGCGGGCCACGACCTTGCCACCCCGGCTGACCTCGACGGTCTGTCCCGCCGCCACCCGATCGATGTAGCGGCCGGCACGGTTTCGCAATTCGTCGAGTTCGACGGGCCGACCCGCGTCCACTGGTACATCTGCGGGTGCAAGAGCCGAATTGCCGGCCGCCACTATCCGCGCCAGTATCCGACCGCCGCGCACCACGAAAAGCGCCTCTCCGGCCGCTACCCGATCGAAGCACCGCCCAGCGCGTGTCCGTAGTTCATCCAGTCCGATCCAACCGGGGTCCGCAGGCTCAACCGGCCGCGCCGGAATCGGAGCCACCCGCCAGTCACCAACCGGCACGATCTGTGCCACCAGCTTGCCGCGCCGGACCACGTCGAGCGTTTCGCCCGCGGCGACCCGCTCGAGGTACGCGCAGGCGTCGCTCCGGAGTTGGCCCAGGCCAATCACTTCCGGCATCTCGCTCCGATCCTCGCGCATGACCGACGTGGCTGCGGGTCACTAGCTCATTATATGACTGTACGTGCGGTCAGTGTCAATCAGTTGTGCGGCGATAGCATGTCCCGCCAGCCGTCGTCCCCGGTCCTGGTCGAGTTCTCGACGGCATATCTGACTCCGTCGGGCCCGACCAATTCACCGCGCTGCGGGCTGTAGACGGCCACCGGCGGTTCATTCCCGGTGTAGACGCAGGGATTGGGCTGCTGGCCGTTGCACACCACCGAGCCCGAATGCGGCCGCGACAGCGGGTCGCTGACCGGCGGCGGCGTGCCGGGCACCCGGTCGGCGGGCGCCGGGTTCATGCCGTTGTTGATCGACGGAGCCGGGATCACCTGTCCCGGTTTGACCGGCTGGTCGCATCGGGCCGCGGCCGCCGGGCAGGTCAGAATCTGATTCGGGTCGCCGTACCAGGGGTTGGTGCCTGCTGGCTCATAGGGTTTGGAGTCGCGGCATTCCCGCGGCGTTGCAGCACGTTTGCCGGGCACGTCGACGCACGGCAGGTTTCGCGCTCCGCGCACGGCGTTGGACGGAGTGTCCTGCGGGATCTTGCAATACGTTCCGGCCGGCATCGGCTGGAGGCTGGTGTCTGCCGGGGACCGCCACTGCGGCGCCGGGAGGAAACCGGTCAGACATGGTGGCGGCTGATTGATCGTCAGGTGAGTGCCTAGCGAGGCGAACCCGGGAAACGCCGACGTCACCGTCTGGCCTTCGGAGGCACCCTGCGGATAGGCGACCAGCAGTTGCTCGACGCCCTTGTGGTACCGCTTGAGCATTTCCAGCACGATCTCCAGATTCGCCAGTGTCTGCGGCAGCGACTCGCGCACATCGCTGAACACCGCGTTCACCAGATCGGTGGTCGGCGTCGCCTGGTTCAGGATGCTCTGTACGTGCGGATCGTTCTCCGCGGCCTGCGCGGCGAGGGTGTCCAGGTTGTGCGACCAGCGCCCGATCGCGTCACCGGACTCGACCTGGCTGTCGATGATCGGCCCGGAGTTCTGGATGATGTCGTCGATTTCGGTCATGTTGGCTTTGAAGTCGCCGGCGATCGCCTGCGTCGCATCGACCAGCCGCTGCAGCGCCGGCCCCAATCCGCCTACGGCTTGGGCTGTTTCGTCGAGCAGCGCCGGAATCTTGCCGGTGGGCAGCGCGGCCAGACCGCGGTTGGCGGCGTCCAGCGCCGGCCCGATCTCACTGGGCACGGTGCCTTTGTTGATGGTTTGTCCGGGCGAGAAGTACCTACCCGGGTTGCCCGCCGACACCAGGTCCAGGTACTGCTCGCCGACCGCCGACATGGAACGGACGTTGGCCGACGCGTCGACTGGGATTTTGAAGCGTTCCGCGATGCTCATCGTCGCGAGCGCACCGTTTTCCGTCGGCTCGACGGAAGTGACCGTGCCGATGGTTTCTCCGCGATAGGTGACGTTGGCCGTCTTGTACAGACCGCCGGAGGTGGGCAGGGCGGCGTGCAACGTGTACTGGCCGATGCCCGCTGCGGTGGGAATCCGTAAGTAGTACCAGCCCAACGCAACTGCCGTGACCAGACTGATCAGGGTGAACAGGAAGATCTGGCGCCAGATGAAGCGAGTCAGCATTGTCTGTCCGCCCGTTCGACCAGCGGGCCGCCGGGGGCGTCGTTGGGGTTCGGCGTGTAGCGGACGTCGGGAATCATCGTCTCCGGGTCACGGCCCCAGGATTGCTCGAGTGCGCGCAGCGCTCCGGAGAAGCCCGTCCCGGTGAGGACAGCGTTGTCGACGGCACTCATGGTGAGGTCGAGCGTGAGCGACAGGTTGAAGTAGTCGCCGCGGAACGCCTTGGGCACGGAGTCGACGTCGAACGGCCGGACCAGCATCAGCTTCAGCGCCTGGACCAGATACGGTGCGGCGCGGCCGAACTCCCGCAACGGACACTGCAGCGCCACCAGGTCCTGGTGCAGGTCGCCACGCGAGGGCGACAGGTACTGGTTGGCGACCTCGCCGAGTCGCCCCACCGAGTCGACCGCATTGATCAGCAGATTTTGCTTGTCCGCGAAATGCTTGAGCAGCGGCGGGAAATCGGTGAGAACCCGGTTGAGAACATCCGCGCGACGACCCACATAACTCAGCAGCCGGTTGCTGGAGTCGATCGCCCGCGTGATGTCGTAGCGTTGCTCGTCGAGCCGGGCGGTGAACGTGTCCAGCTTCCCGAGGAATGCCCTGAGCTCGTTGGCCCGACCATGCACGATGTCGTAGACCTCGTTCTGCAACACTTCCACATTCGGCACGCCGCCCCCGCGCAAGATCATGGCCAGACTCGCCAGCGTCTGCTCGGTCGTCGGATACGTTGACGTGTTCTTCAGCGGGATGGTGTCTCCCGGCCGCAGCCGCTCGGAAGACGGATCGGGTGGCGCGGCCAGCTCGATGTGTTGTGAGCCCAGCAGGCTGGTCTGCCCGATCTTGGCCGTGGCGTTCCTGGGAAGTTTGACGTTCTTGTCGAGGCGAAGCGTCAGGGTCGCTACCCAGTTCTTCAATTCGATCGCGCGCACCGTCCCGACGAACACATCGGCGACCCGGATCCGGCTGTTGGTGTTCAGGGCGAGCGTGTCGGCCATCTGCACGTAGACCGTGTAGGAGCCGGACCCGCTACCCGGACCGCCGGGCATCGGAATATTAGCTACGCCACGCCAATTCGCGCACGAGGTGAGTGCCAGGGTGGACACGACGAGGGCCAGCGCCTGGCGGATGCGGGCTTTCATGAGCCCGCTCCTGCCGCCACGGCCGCCTCCGCGGGCAACGGCGGTCCGGGCAGCGCCGGGGCCGGTGCGAGCGGGCCCGGGATCACCCCCGGCCCGGGTGGCGGCGGCGGAATGGGCACCTGCGCCTGCAGGCCGATCGGCGGCAGTACCGGGTACTCGTCGTAGGCGTTCGGTGGGCCGGGCGGGGTCTGCAGCCCCGACTCCGGTGGCGCGATGTCCGTGCCGCCCATCAGTTCGGCCAGTGATTCGGGGGTCAGCAGGCCCGCCGTGATCGGCCCCACCTGGGCGCCCTGCATGCCTGGCGCGACCACCCAGCCGGGCTGGGTGTTGCGGTGCGAGAAGGGGGTGTCGGGTACCCAGATCCCTGGCACCGTGGTGTCTTTGTAGCCGTTCGGCGGCTGCAACCGCGGCTCGGAGTAGGCGACCTCTTTGGGGAGCGTCTCGGCCGTGCTGAACAGGTTCAAGCCAAAGGGCAGGTAGTTGAACTTGATCGCATCGAGAACGGGCGCCAGATATTGCGCACACAACTCGGCCGAGTCTTGGTAGCCCAGTCGGCTACCGGCCTGAATCATGCTGCACATGAACTGCATTGGGTTCGCGAAGTTGGGGATGGCCGGTATCGACATGACCGCGCCGTGGGACGGGTGGTAGATCTGGCTGAGGTTGGTCTCCAGAGTCGGCAGCACGTGCAGGGCGGTTTCCAGACCGTTCAGCGGTTCGGGTTGGACCAGCGTGGTGGTCAGGGTGGACAGGTTGCCGATGTCCTGGGCGAGCACCTCACGGTTCTGGGTCAGGAAGGGACGCAGCGTGGCGAGCAGCCCGTCGAACTGCTGAAGGGCATCGGCGAGCGCACGATCGGAACTGGTCAGTTTGTCGGTGAATTGGGCCAGGTTGGTGTTCAGCGCGACGAACTGCCTGTCGTCCTTGTGCAGCGCGTTGACGAACCGCGCCAGACTGCGCACCACCGCGAAGAAGTCACCCCGGCCCTGGTTCAGGGCGGTCAGCGCTCGCGACAGGCTGTCCAGCGTGGTGTTGAACTGCTTGCCCTTGCCGGCCAGCCCATCGGCGAAAGACTCGATCACGTCGCCGAACGGGCCCTTGGGCTGTTCGGGTGTCGGACCCAGCTTGTCGATGATGTTGGCGACGCTGGCGCGCAGTTCATCCCACTCCGTCGGCACCTGGGTGCGCTCGATGGGAATCACCGCGTGGTCGGTCATCACCGGACCACCCCGATAGGGGGGCTCCAACTGAATGCTGCGGGATGCCACCAAAGTTGGGTTGACGATCACCGCGGACGCGTTGGCGGGCACCTTGTATTTGTTGGCGTAGTGAAACGTCACCTTCATCTTGTCGCCGGCCGGTTCGATGGAGTCGATGGAACCGACCCGCACGCCCATGATCTGGACTTTGTCACCGGAGTACAGCGCGATCGCCGTGGGCAGGTAGGCGACCACGGTGTTGTTGCTCAGCTTCTGATAAAGCTGCCAGCCGACGAATGCGGCGACCAGGCCCAGCACCACCACCACCGACGCGATGAGGTTGCGGGTCCGCATCCTGCGGTGCGCGATATTGATGCTCAACTCTGACCTCCCGTCGTTCCTTCGGTGCGCGCGCCCGGTGGCGCATTGGGCGGCAGCGGCACCGGTGTGCCCGGGACGTCTGGCGGCGGCTCACCGGGGCGGCCGGCGATCGGGATCCCCGGCGTCGGAGGTAGGCCGTTCGGGTTCGGCGGCGAGGTCTGTACGTCGAGCGGGGCCGGGAAGCTGCCGCCGAACGGACCCACGTCAACGCCCGCGCAGGGCAACGGATTCCACGGGCGTGGCAACGCGTCGGCCGCCGGGGTATACGAACACGCGGTTCCTGGTGGGACGGCCGGCCCGGGGTGCTCCGGGGTGCCTTCCAGCACCTGCGGCGCGGGAGGTGGAGCGCCGTTGGGGAACCGGGTGCCGTTGGGATCGGGGAAGCGGAACGCGGGAAGGCCGGCGCTGCGCCAGAATTCCTCCGGATCCAGGCCGCGCTTCTTGAACGCGGCATCGACGAACGGCTGCAGCATCCAGAACGGCAGCAGGTTGGACAGGACGATCTTGAAGAACGGCCCCGACGCGACGGACTCGCCCAGCCCCGCGGCGAATTGGCTTACGAACGTGAGCGTTTGAGCCAGATCGTCCTTGCGCTGTACCAGCACGTCGGTCAGGGTGTGCAGCTGCTCCAGCGCCGCGTTCAGGTTCGGGTTGTCGTTGATGAATCCCTTTATCTGTGCCGCAACACCCGAAATGTTCTGTAGCAGAGAGTCGATGGCCCGGCCGCGTTCGTTGAAAGCCACCAGCAGTGTCTTTGCGTTGACCAGCAGTCGGTTGATCTGTTCGCTGCGGTCACCGAGCACGCTGGCTACCTGATTGGCTTGCGCGAGCAGATGTTTGATCTCGTCATCGCGTTTGCCGATAGTGTCGGAGAACCTGGCCACGCCGTCGAGGGCGGCACTGATGTGCGGGTAGGTCTGATCGATGGTCTGGGACAGGACATTCAGCGATTGCTTGACGGTGTCGATGTTCCATCCGGTTGCGGCCCTGGTGATGTCGAAGTTCGCGTCGTAGAGCTGATAGGGCGTAGTGCTTTGGCCCAGCGGCAGCACACCTCCGGGCCGCAGGACCTTGGTTCCCCGCGGCTCGATCTCGAGTACTTTCTTACCCAGGATGGTGTCCGTCTTGATCGCCAGCCGGCTTTCGGTGCCGATTTTGTTGCCGCCGATGGAGAATTTGACCAGGACGTGGTCGCCCTCGACCTCGATGCCCTCCACTTTTCCGACATTGACCCCGGTGATGCGCACCTTGTCGTTTTTGTTCAACTGACCCGATTCGGTGAACTGCCCGTAGAAGGCCGGGGTCGCGAACATCATCGGGACGCTGGTGAAGCTCTGGCCGACGATTACGACGAGCACCAGTACCGCGATGCCCATCAGACCGACCCGGTTGCGGTTGAATTCGGTGAGTGTCCTCATTGGGCCGTGCACCTGCCCGTCGACTGCTTCCAGATCCGGACCGTGCGAACCGGGCCGCCGCCCTGCAGTCCGTTCCACCGGATGGAGAGGTCGCAGAGGTAAAAGTTCACCCAGTCGCCGTACAGACCGATGCTGCGTCCGATCAGGTTCAGCGCGGTGGGGGTCTTGTGGATCAGGTCACTGAGCTGCTCGCGTTGATCGATGAGCGGCTGCTGGAAGGCCTGCAGGTAGTTGATCTCCTTGTGCAACAGCGCACGGTTGTCCGCCAGCAGTTCCGACACCGTGCCGGCGGCGTTGCTGATGTTGGCCAGTCCCGCCGCCAGCGGATCGGCGTGGTTCTCCAGACCGGTGATCAGCCTCTCGAAGTTGTCGATCGTCTCGTCGAACTCCTGGCGGTGCCGAACAGTGGTGTCCAGCACGATGTTCAGATTCTTGACCACCTCGCCGATCGCCTCGTCGCGTTCGGCGAGGTGCGAGGTGAGCTGCGCGGTCTGGTCCAGGATGTCGTTGATGGTTCCGCCCTGACCCTGGAACACGGTGATGATCGACGAGGCGATGGTGTTGACCTTGTCCGGTTCCAGGGCCTTGAACAGCGGCTTGAATCCACCAATCAGGGCGTCGAGGTCCAGGGCCGGTGACGTCCGGGACAGCGGAATCAGTCCGCCCGCTGGCAATATCTGGTCTGCTCCGTCACCCATCCCCCGCTTGAGTTCGACGAAGCGGTTGCCGAGCAGGTCGAGATAGCGGATCTGCGCGGTGGTCGACTGGTACAGCTGGATCGAGCGGTCGATGGCGAAGTCGACCCGCACCCGGTTGCCACCATCGATCAGGTTTACGGATTTGACCTTGCCGATCTCCACTCCGGAGGCGCGCACGAACTGGCCGTCTTTCAGGCCGCTGCCGTTGGCGAACTCCGCGGAATAGGTGTTGGTGCTGATGAAGCGCAGCTGCGCGAACACCACGAAGATCGATACGACGATCAGGGTCAGCACCAGCGAGACGATGCCGAGTTTGATTGCGCTGCCGGTGATTTTCATGGGTTGATCGTGTTGTCCCCGACTTGGCGGCCCCACACGTACTCGAGTGCGTATGGCGAACCGGTGTCCACGTGGTTGTACGGTGCGAGGCTGGCGCCGGTGTCCACCACCAGGCTCGGCGCCGGCCAGAAGTCATGGTTGATCGGCTGCCAACAGCCCGGCGCGCCGCCCGGTCCACCATGGGCGTTCACCCGCGGCAGATTCTCCGGATAGGTATAGGGATTCGGTGAACCGCCGACCAGCCCGGCCACCCCCAGGAGTCCCTGCGAGAGCACCGCGCCGGTCAGCCCGGGCAGCGTCAGGATGCCACCCAACCCCGACGTCAGTTCGGTCATGGTTTTCAGCCCGTAGCCGTTGCCGCCGCCCGTCGTCGCGTATGCCGCCGGCTCGGCGTCGCGGTAATTCCGGATGGTGCAGAAGATTTCGGGACTGTAGGTGTCGAACAGCTGGGCGGTCGGAAGCAGATCGGAGATGCCGCGCTGCAGGTAGGGCCCACCCCGGGTGAAGATGTCTGCACCGGTGTCTCCCAGGCCGGCGGCGGCCAGCAGAGCGGAATCCAGTTCGGCTTCCTGCCGGTGCAGTGTGCGCGCGGTCACGACCGCGTGGTCCAGGGCGTTGAAGAGATCCGGCGCGGCGTTGTTGTAGGTGTCGGCCAGGGCGGCGAGCTGCTGAATGTCGTGCCGCACCTGCGGCATTCGGGGGTTGATGTCGTCGAGGATGGCGTTGGCGTTGACGATCGACTGCCCGAACTTGTCGCCCAGCCCGGCCAGGGCCTGCGCGGCCGCGGACAACGTCAAGTTCAGCTTGATCGGGTCAACCTTCTCCGCTATCGCGGTGAGGGTCTCGAAAAGGGTATTGAACTCGGTGGTCACCGACCTCGCATCGATCTCCTGCTTCGATGAAATACGCTGCGCCGTAGGATTTTTCGGAGAGTTGAGGGATACGAACTTGTTGCCGAAGACGGTGGTGGCCTTGATGTTGGCCTCCACATTGGCCGGAATCAGCCTGATGTACTCCGGATTGACTTCCATCGAGAACTTGGCCACCGGCACGCCGTCGCGCTGGATCTCGGAGATGTTGGTGACACGGCCGATTTCGACCCCGTTGTAGGTGACCTTCGATCCCGGGTCCATCACCAGGCCGGCCCGGGGAGCCACCATGGTCAGCGGCGTCTTCGGCGTCAGCTTGCCCCGGAACTGAAACCACACGAATCCCAACACAACTGAGAAGACGACGAGGAATGCCACCGCGGCGGTCTTGTACGGCGGGATGCGCGGTGGATTCTCTTTGACTGGGGCGGTCATGTCTACACGGTGAGGTTGAAGTTCGGGTTCTTGCCGTAGACCGCCATCGCGGTCAGCACAACCACGACGACGATCGTGATCAAAGACAGCCGCATCGACCGACCGACCGCCTCGCCGACCCCGACCGGCCCGCCGTGAGCGGTGTAGCCGTAGTAGGAGTGCGTGGTCATCACCACCAACGCGACGAGGATCACCTCGGCGAACGACCAGCCCACATCGTTGAGACGCAGGAACGTGTGGAAATAGTGGTTATACGTGCCCGCGGACTGCCCGTACAAGAAAACGGTGGTGACCTGCGTGGACACGAAGGCCATGGTGATGCCCAACGCGTAGAGCGGGATGATGACGATGAGACCCGCCACCACCCGGGTGGACGCCAGGAAGGCGATCGACCTGACACTCATCACTTCCAGCGCGTCGATCTCTTCGCTGATGCGCATGGCGCCCAGTTCGGCGGTGGCGCCGGCGCCAACCGTGGCTGCCAGCGCCTGACCGGCGGCCACCGGCGCCACGAACCGGACATTGACCATTGCGGCCAGAAAGCCGGTGAAGGCCTCGACACCGATGTTCCCCAGCGACGCGTAGCCCTGGATGGCGACCAACGAGCCCGCGGAGAGGGTGATGAACCCGACGATCGCGGCCGTGCCACCGGCCACGGCCATAGCACCGGTACCCATCCCCATCTGGGCGACCATGCGTATCAGCTCTTTGGGGTAGCGACGCAGGGCGAACGGAATCTGGGCGACCGCGGTCACCGCGAACCAGACCATCTGCCCGATCTCGAGCAACACCTTGACCGGGGCTTCGCCGTAGCGGCCGAGGTTTGCTCGGGGAAGTTTGAGATACGTTGTGGCAGTGGCCATGTCAGCGCCCCGTTCCGAATCTGACGCCGATTGTGGTCAGGGCCGCGTTGACCGCGAACAGGGCGATGAAACAGAGCACAACCGTCTCGTTGACGGCCGTGCCCAGGCCTTTGGACCCGCCGCGGACGATCAACCCGCGATAACAACCGACGAGGCCGGCGATCAGCCCGAAGGTGGCCGCCTTGATGTTGGCGATCACCACTTCGGGCAGGCCGGTGAGGGCGGTCAGGGTGGAGAGATATGCACCGCTCGAGACGTTCTGCAGGTACACGCTGAACAGGTAGCCGCCGCCCAATCCGACGGCGATCACCAACCCGTTGAGCAGCACGGCGACGATCGTCGAGGCGACGACCCGGGGCAGCACCAGACGGTGGATCGGGTCGATGCCGAGCACTTCGAGGGCATCGATCTCCTCGCGGATGGTGCGCGCACCGAGGTCGGCGCAGATGGCAGTACCACCGGCGCCGGCGACGACCAGCACCGTCACGATCGGGCCCAACTGGGTGACGGCGCCGATGCCCGCGCCGGCCCCGGAGACGTCGGCCGCACCGAACTCGGCCAGCAGGACGTTGAGGGTGAAGATGAGCAGCACGGTTTCGGGGATCGATACCGCGATGGTGGGCAGCAGCGACACCCGCATCAGGAACCAGCCGATCCAGATGAACTCGCGCCACTCGAACGGCCGTTTCAGGGCTTTGGCGGTCAGCACGCACATTCGGAAGAACCCGCCGGCCACTTCGGTGCCCGGCCGGATCTTGTTGCCCACCCGGCCGGCCATGGTGTGTGAGGCGGTCATCGGCATGGACTCCCGAAGGCGGTTGGCCGAACGGCCTTTCGGCGCTCGATTCGGCTGCTGGACATCGTATTTCGGGACACTACGGTGTGGTGGTGAGCCGTGACGCCGTCCTGCCGGTGGACCACGTGCTTCGGCTGACCGGCAGTCCCGGTCCCCACCCGTCGGATCGATGCCGCCCGCGATTGCGCCACCGCGCAACTATGGCACTAGACCGTACGTGCAGTCAACAGATTGCGAAATGTCGGTGTCGCTGCGGGATCGGGGCATCTCGATCCCGGTCGCCAGTTCGCCACGCGTACCTGGGCTGAGCAGCACATTTCGTCGAATTCCGCGATCGCCGTGTGGTTTCAGGGGGCTACGCCGCGGGACGAAGACTATACGTACAGTCAATATCGAGCGCGTGGCGACCCAGCGGCCAATTCGCCACGCAAATCGGAAGATTCGGTGTTCAACCGGTCAGTTCGAGCTACCGGTCACCGCGTTGAGGCACTCGCGTACCACCGAGACGACGTCGGATGACGGACTGGCCCACTTGCTCAGACCCAGCCGGTCCAGTAAGAGTCCGCCGAGGAACACGTCCACGAAGGCGGCCCCGACTCGTTCGGGGGTTCGCGAGTCGTTGGGGTCGAACCACACCCACATCCATTCGAGCGATCCCCACAGCTGTAGTGCCGCGAGATCGACGTCCACACTGCGGAATACACCGGAATCCACTCCGCTGCGAATCTCGTCGATGGTGAGTGCCTGCAGTTGATGGCGCAACTTGCGCACCTGCTGCATTGCCGGATCGTCCGCCAACTGAACCACCTCGCGCTGGCTTGCCACCGTCGCGTCGCGGGACATCACCTGCAGCAGTGCGGAGGTGAAAATGATTGCGGCGATGCGCTCGTGCGGGGCCCCTA
This genomic stretch from Mycobacterium paragordonae harbors:
- a CDS encoding MlaE family ABC transporter permease, producing MATATTYLKLPRANLGRYGEAPVKVLLEIGQMVWFAVTAVAQIPFALRRYPKELIRMVAQMGMGTGAMAVAGGTAAIVGFITLSAGSLVAIQGYASLGNIGVEAFTGFLAAMVNVRFVAPVAAGQALAATVGAGATAELGAMRISEEIDALEVMSVRSIAFLASTRVVAGLIVIIPLYALGITMAFVSTQVTTVFLYGQSAGTYNHYFHTFLRLNDVGWSFAEVILVALVVMTTHSYYGYTAHGGPVGVGEAVGRSMRLSLITIVVVVVLTAMAVYGKNPNFNLTV
- a CDS encoding MlaE family ABC transporter permease, encoding MTASHTMAGRVGNKIRPGTEVAGGFFRMCVLTAKALKRPFEWREFIWIGWFLMRVSLLPTIAVSIPETVLLIFTLNVLLAEFGAADVSGAGAGIGAVTQLGPIVTVLVVAGAGGTAICADLGARTIREEIDALEVLGIDPIHRLVLPRVVASTIVAVLLNGLVIAVGLGGGYLFSVYLQNVSSGAYLSTLTALTGLPEVVIANIKAATFGLIAGLVGCYRGLIVRGGSKGLGTAVNETVVLCFIALFAVNAALTTIGVRFGTGR
- a CDS encoding TetR/AcrR family transcriptional regulator, encoding MPRSPGRRSEILDAFVRYVAERGYERTNIGDIADELGMSKGTIVHHFGTKAQMLRELTEAHLASQLDVLRMVWDRVGAPHERIAAIIFTSALLQVMSRDATVASQREVVQLADDPAMQQVRKLRHQLQALTIDEIRSGVDSGVFRSVDVDLAALQLWGSLEWMWVWFDPNDSRTPERVGAAFVDVFLGGLLLDRLGLSKWASPSSDVVSVVRECLNAVTGSSN